A single window of Streptosporangiales bacterium DNA harbors:
- a CDS encoding isochorismatase family protein: MTKTGAAFDWREVMPEADRAVYRAAGYGGRTRPGERPAVLVVDVTYQFVGRRLPTTESMREYPSSAGMPAWQAVEHIARLIAAARDHDVLVIYTVGGAGRSLSAQRRHKHPNATDQPRDANQIVEEVAPSDDDIVLSKARPSAFYGTPLLSALVDRNIDTVIVTGGTTSGCVRATVMDAFSNGYSTLVPEDGVFDRGRLSHAVSLFEMDQKYADVVSTDAATAYLSGEPPTTLVTQHASREEPS; the protein is encoded by the coding sequence ATGACGAAGACCGGCGCGGCGTTCGATTGGCGGGAGGTCATGCCGGAAGCGGACCGAGCCGTGTACCGCGCCGCAGGCTACGGCGGTCGTACCCGACCGGGTGAACGCCCGGCTGTGCTCGTGGTCGACGTGACCTACCAGTTCGTCGGCCGCCGATTGCCGACGACCGAGTCGATGCGGGAGTACCCGAGCTCGGCGGGCATGCCGGCGTGGCAGGCGGTGGAGCACATCGCCAGGCTCATCGCCGCCGCTCGGGACCATGACGTGCTAGTCATCTACACGGTCGGTGGTGCCGGCCGTAGCCTGTCGGCACAGCGCAGGCACAAGCATCCGAATGCCACCGACCAACCGCGCGATGCCAACCAGATCGTCGAGGAAGTCGCGCCGAGCGACGACGACATCGTCCTGTCGAAGGCTCGACCGAGCGCGTTCTACGGCACGCCGCTCCTCTCCGCGCTCGTCGACCGGAACATCGACACTGTGATCGTGACGGGTGGCACGACCTCGGGTTGTGTGCGGGCGACGGTGATGGACGCATTCTCCAACGGATATTCCACGCTCGTGCCAGAAGACGGTGTATTCGACCGTGGCCGCCTCTCGCACGCAGTGAGCCTGTTCGAGATGGACCAGAAGTACGCCGACGTCGTGTCGACCGACGCTGCCACCGCATACCTGTCGGGGGAACCGCCCACGACCCTAGTCACGCAACACGCGTCTCGAGAGGAACCATCATGA
- a CDS encoding cupin domain-containing protein: MLNAFRMLDSIRGGDGVIALDDRRAAMAKSVTQTQLTHYEIQKQRRARVVEEWRNYRTCLIRGADVVLEECPATRTRRGVYMGADGGVHPTKVLDATLHEIPAHTTTTVHRHSWDAIMFVTGGSGWTEIDGRRIQWKAWDTLHLPAWAWHRHGNESDLDARYVSWSVQPMHESLGTAVLEEGGDTSYVDLPKGPETAPPTGGDDPYGRRLQRMHQQAPRSDDRRLITRFDEITPKVTKRGARSAFLMDESIGYRTAGLSAVMHELAPGLWQSKHRHGGEAWLHVIDGHGHSEIEGESYEWGPDDLVVVDHWAWHQHFNDDKKNTARLIRVHNFDALYDMMRVLLDPMVLFEEPAQLDAPDVSNVEWPHFQHGRPQ; this comes from the coding sequence GTGCTGAACGCGTTCCGGATGCTGGATTCAATCCGCGGTGGCGACGGTGTGATCGCCCTGGATGACAGGAGAGCCGCGATGGCCAAGAGCGTCACCCAGACCCAGCTCACGCATTACGAGATCCAGAAGCAGCGGCGGGCTCGGGTCGTGGAGGAGTGGCGCAACTATCGGACGTGCCTGATCCGCGGTGCCGACGTCGTTCTCGAAGAATGCCCGGCTACACGGACTCGCCGGGGCGTCTACATGGGGGCCGACGGCGGCGTACACCCGACGAAGGTGCTCGACGCGACGTTGCACGAGATCCCGGCGCACACCACCACGACGGTGCACAGGCACTCCTGGGACGCGATCATGTTCGTCACCGGCGGTAGCGGCTGGACCGAGATCGACGGCCGGCGGATCCAGTGGAAGGCGTGGGACACGCTGCACCTGCCGGCCTGGGCGTGGCACCGGCATGGCAACGAGTCCGATCTCGACGCGCGATACGTGTCGTGGAGCGTCCAGCCGATGCACGAGTCGCTCGGCACGGCGGTACTCGAGGAGGGCGGTGACACGTCCTACGTCGACCTGCCCAAGGGGCCGGAGACGGCGCCGCCGACGGGTGGCGACGACCCGTACGGCCGCCGGCTGCAGCGGATGCACCAGCAGGCACCGCGGAGCGACGACCGGAGACTGATCACCAGGTTCGACGAGATCACCCCGAAGGTGACCAAGCGGGGTGCGCGCAGTGCGTTCCTGATGGACGAGTCGATCGGCTACCGCACGGCCGGGCTCTCCGCGGTGATGCACGAGCTGGCGCCGGGCCTGTGGCAGTCGAAGCACCGGCACGGCGGTGAGGCCTGGCTGCACGTGATCGACGGCCACGGTCACAGCGAGATCGAGGGCGAGTCCTACGAATGGGGGCCCGACGACCTCGTCGTCGTCGACCACTGGGCGTGGCACCAACACTTCAACGACGACAAGAAGAACACGGCCCGCCTCATCAGGGTGCACAACTTCGACGCGCTCTACGACATGATGCGCGTGCTCCTCGACCCGATGGTGCTGTTCGAGGAACCGGCGCAGCTCGACGCGCCCGACGTCTCGAACGTGGAGTGGCCGCACTTCCAGCACGGAAGGCCCCAGTGA
- a CDS encoding AAA family ATPase, protein MGARRPRRRRPLGVAPTLQRRQEEHGPPHQGAQLRRALRHDARAPRPDGAVRGTGAARRARRLERGVAALPARKAPVMSGHRHSPLHVEGTPTAGSVTILPVDSWEDHWTRIVIDDAARRRLENFALFSLTWRSRMSTVGLPSHGLLLLSGPPGTGKTTLAYGLANRTANVLKEREHADDALLVVVDLNAFPSEMLGATQRSLSQLFEETLPGLASRGRPVIVVLDEVEGLVVDRGRASYETNPIDVHRGTNAVLTGIDSIAKSSRNIVLIATTNDLGAVDPAFLSRVDVHEHIGLPTAAAIELMLADSFHEITGRPADGNGTLAELAERCATAGMDARQARKIILRAVINGTPELALAPDQLSIDDVSAAVHAELD, encoded by the coding sequence ATGGGGGCCCGACGACCTCGTCGTCGTCGACCACTGGGCGTGGCACCAACACTTCAACGACGACAAGAAGAACACGGCCCGCCTCATCAGGGTGCACAACTTCGACGCGCTCTACGACATGATGCGCGTGCTCCTCGACCCGATGGTGCTGTTCGAGGAACCGGCGCAGCTCGACGCGCCCGACGTCTCGAACGTGGAGTGGCCGCACTTCCAGCACGGAAGGCCCCAGTGATGTCGGGTCACCGCCATTCCCCCCTGCACGTCGAGGGCACACCGACTGCGGGAAGCGTCACGATCCTGCCGGTCGACAGCTGGGAGGACCATTGGACCCGCATCGTCATCGACGACGCGGCCCGGCGGCGACTGGAGAACTTCGCGCTGTTCTCACTCACCTGGCGCTCCCGCATGTCGACGGTCGGCCTTCCTTCCCACGGTCTGCTACTGCTCTCCGGACCGCCGGGAACGGGCAAGACGACGCTCGCGTACGGGCTCGCCAACCGCACGGCGAACGTGCTCAAGGAGCGCGAGCACGCCGACGACGCGCTCCTCGTCGTCGTCGACCTCAACGCGTTCCCGAGCGAGATGCTCGGTGCGACGCAGCGTTCTCTCTCTCAACTGTTCGAGGAGACGCTGCCCGGCCTGGCGAGTCGTGGCAGGCCGGTGATCGTGGTGCTCGACGAGGTGGAGGGCCTGGTGGTCGACCGGGGACGTGCGTCCTATGAGACGAACCCGATCGACGTGCACAGGGGCACCAATGCCGTGCTCACCGGCATCGACTCGATCGCGAAGTCGTCGCGCAATATCGTGCTGATCGCGACGACCAACGATCTCGGGGCTGTCGACCCCGCGTTCCTCTCCCGGGTCGATGTGCACGAGCACATCGGACTGCCGACGGCTGCAGCGATTGAGTTGATGCTCGCCGACTCCTTCCACGAGATCACCGGACGGCCGGCGGACGGCAACGGCACACTCGCCGAGCTGGCAGAACGCTGCGCCACCGCCGGGATGGATGCGCGGCAGGCCAGAAAGATCATCCTGCGCGCGGTGATCAACGGTACGCCGGAGCTGGCTCTGGCACCGGACCAACTGTCGATCGATGACGTCAGTGCGGCCGTCCACGCCGAACTCGACTGA